The Verrucomicrobiia bacterium genome window below encodes:
- a CDS encoding alpha/beta hydrolase, translating into MKTLLALLISVCWTASALAQGLKPTAQNISYAGETHHERQVLDIYAPKEAKNLPVIFWIHGGGWQGGDKTSVQLKPQAFVGKGFVFVSTNYRLLPQVEMDVIIRDVAKSLAWTQRNIAKHGGDPQRIFVMGHSAGAQLAAILCTDDRYLKAENVALTNIKGCVPVDGDTYDIPAMIETAETRNRVHGLPQPKYGHRLKFGDDPAKHIDYSAVTHIAPGKSIPPFLILYVADHPDNAAQAIRLNTKLTEAKITSKAYGVKETNHTRINANLGVADDPATMELLAFVQKVLAQVAEK; encoded by the coding sequence ATGAAAACTCTCCTCGCTCTCCTCATCTCCGTTTGTTGGACCGCTTCTGCCCTGGCTCAAGGGCTCAAGCCCACCGCGCAAAACATTTCCTATGCCGGTGAAACGCATCATGAACGCCAGGTCTTGGACATCTATGCGCCGAAAGAGGCGAAGAACCTTCCCGTCATCTTCTGGATTCATGGTGGCGGGTGGCAGGGCGGCGACAAGACCAGCGTGCAATTGAAACCCCAGGCGTTTGTGGGAAAAGGGTTCGTCTTCGTCTCCACGAATTACCGTCTGCTGCCGCAGGTGGAGATGGACGTCATCATCCGCGATGTCGCGAAGTCCCTTGCGTGGACGCAGCGGAACATCGCCAAGCACGGTGGTGATCCACAACGGATCTTCGTGATGGGCCATTCCGCTGGTGCGCAACTCGCCGCCATCCTCTGCACGGATGATCGTTACCTGAAAGCGGAGAATGTTGCTCTCACCAACATCAAAGGCTGCGTGCCGGTGGATGGGGACACCTACGACATCCCCGCCATGATCGAGACCGCTGAGACGCGCAACCGTGTCCATGGCTTGCCGCAACCGAAATACGGTCACCGCCTGAAATTCGGCGACGATCCGGCGAAGCATATCGACTACTCCGCCGTCACCCACATCGCACCCGGCAAGAGCATCCCGCCCTTCCTCATCCTCTACGTGGCCGATCACCCGGACAACGCCGCCCAAGCCATCCGCCTGAACACCAAACTCACCGAGGCAAAGATCACGTCCAAAGCCTATGGCGTGAAAGAAACCAACCACACCCGCATCAATGCCAATCTAGGCGTGGCCGATGATCCGGCAACGATGGAATTGCTTGCTTTCGTGCAGAAAGTGTTGGCGCAGGTAGCGGAGAAATAA
- a CDS encoding CorA family divalent cation transporter — protein MIIPANWKLPDSIKTRLGQASYGRQRAIIEEGHVLVVLHRPPDSEQSHREGVLYWRSPAGEWQTSVGGPGMGVLKTHVQMYADLEAKLAKDYDHAMSAGELFDLIETLTPLSRAARNMHQALQNAREAVKGDTAMIDVRDLAYEVDRNLDILLQDVRNAIDYKIARESEEQARLSKEALHASHRLNMLAALFLPLTAITSLFGMNFHTGWESNSPLMFWLALGAGIGLGVLMMSWVLSGPGDRRER, from the coding sequence ATGATCATTCCAGCGAACTGGAAGCTGCCCGATTCCATCAAGACCCGTTTGGGCCAGGCCTCATACGGGCGTCAACGCGCCATCATTGAGGAAGGGCATGTGCTGGTGGTGTTGCACCGCCCGCCTGATTCCGAGCAGAGCCACCGTGAAGGCGTGTTGTATTGGCGCAGTCCGGCCGGTGAATGGCAGACCAGCGTGGGCGGTCCCGGTATGGGTGTGCTGAAGACGCATGTGCAGATGTACGCGGATCTCGAGGCCAAACTGGCCAAGGATTATGATCATGCTATGAGTGCGGGGGAACTCTTCGACCTGATCGAAACGCTCACGCCGCTTTCCCGCGCAGCGCGGAACATGCATCAGGCGTTGCAGAACGCACGTGAAGCGGTGAAGGGGGATACCGCGATGATCGACGTCCGCGACCTTGCGTATGAAGTGGACCGCAATCTGGACATCCTCTTGCAAGACGTGCGCAACGCCATTGATTACAAGATCGCGCGTGAATCAGAAGAGCAGGCGCGTCTGAGCAAGGAAGCGCTGCACGCGAGCCATCGCTTGAACATGCTGGCGGCGCTGTTCCTGCCGTTGACCGCCATCACGAGCCTCTTCGGCATGAACTTTCATACCGGCTGGGAATCGAACAGCCCCCTGATGTTCTGGTTGGCACTGGGTGCTGGCATAGGACTGGGGGTGCTGATGATGAGTTGGGTGCTGAGCGGACCCGGGGATCGGAGGGAAAGGTGA
- a CDS encoding cation:proton antiporter: MHGITYLQDLAVVMIVAGLVTVLFHRLKQPVVLGYILAGVIIGPHTPPFEFIHDEHNIKNMSELGIILLMFSLGMEFNLRKLKEVGVTALFGAGLEIILMVGAGYQLGRMFGWSHMDSLFLGAMLSISSTTIIIKALNEMGLAKEKFAGMIFGILIIEDILAIVMLALLSGIAMTGSLTLGEVSMTVGKLSIFLVTALVLGLIAVPRLLGYVAKFKSNEMLLITALALCFGFSLLAAKLGYSVALGAFVIGALISEAREIHKIEHLMEPIRDMFSAIFFVSIGLLIDPKMLVTYALPIIIISVLVIVGKVISCGLGTFAAGNDVRTSLRVGMGLAQIGEFSFIIAALGLTLKVTSDFLYPIAVAVSAITTLTTPYLIKSTDGAVRWFDRKAPKPFLDTLEIYTKWAGQLGETRKDSLARKFIQKWMLQVFLNVALICAVFITAAFFGRTQPEWLPGMLQDDAAYKSALWIIAVIVALPLFIAAFRKLQALGLLIADLKVKEAKAGARTEAIRSIVAQGIPFGGLIGLFLLGLTLSAPLLPPFRIFLALLVVAGLLGFLLWRSAIRIYSKAQYALHETLNQTPVERHPPEPAPKPNLLRDADLQAITLTEGTIAVGKLIRETGLRKETGASIVGIDRNGTPIINPEADEELRAGDQVLVLGTTSQLESAQKFLARKNPSLNEQ; encoded by the coding sequence ATGCATGGGATAACATATTTGCAGGATCTGGCCGTGGTGATGATCGTCGCCGGATTGGTCACCGTTTTATTTCACCGTCTGAAACAACCGGTGGTGCTCGGGTATATTTTGGCCGGTGTCATCATCGGCCCGCATACGCCGCCCTTCGAGTTCATCCATGATGAACACAACATCAAGAACATGTCGGAACTGGGCATCATCCTGCTCATGTTCTCGCTCGGCATGGAATTCAACCTGCGGAAGCTCAAAGAAGTGGGCGTCACCGCTTTGTTCGGTGCGGGATTGGAGATCATCCTCATGGTCGGTGCAGGTTATCAGCTCGGGCGGATGTTCGGCTGGAGCCACATGGACAGCTTGTTCCTCGGTGCCATGCTCTCTATCTCCTCCACCACCATCATCATCAAAGCTCTGAACGAGATGGGCCTGGCGAAGGAGAAGTTCGCCGGGATGATCTTCGGCATCCTCATCATCGAGGACATCCTGGCCATCGTCATGCTGGCGCTGCTCTCCGGTATCGCCATGACGGGCTCGTTGACCTTGGGTGAAGTGAGCATGACGGTGGGCAAGCTCTCCATCTTCCTCGTCACCGCGCTCGTGCTCGGCCTCATCGCCGTGCCGCGTTTGTTGGGTTATGTCGCGAAGTTCAAGAGCAACGAGATGTTGCTCATCACCGCGTTGGCCCTGTGCTTCGGCTTCTCCCTGCTGGCGGCGAAACTCGGTTACAGCGTCGCCTTGGGCGCATTCGTGATCGGCGCACTCATCTCAGAAGCACGGGAGATCCACAAGATCGAGCATCTCATGGAGCCGATCCGCGACATGTTCAGCGCCATCTTCTTCGTGTCCATCGGCCTGCTCATCGATCCCAAGATGCTGGTGACGTATGCCCTGCCGATCATCATCATCAGCGTGCTGGTGATCGTGGGCAAGGTGATCAGTTGCGGCTTGGGCACATTTGCCGCCGGTAACGATGTCCGCACCTCCTTGCGGGTCGGCATGGGTCTGGCGCAGATCGGTGAGTTCTCGTTCATCATCGCCGCCCTTGGTTTGACCCTGAAGGTGACGAGCGACTTCCTCTACCCCATCGCCGTGGCGGTGTCTGCCATCACTACGCTGACGACGCCTTACCTGATCAAGAGCACGGATGGTGCGGTGCGGTGGTTTGATCGCAAGGCACCCAAACCATTCCTGGATACGCTGGAGATCTACACGAAGTGGGCGGGCCAGCTCGGTGAAACACGCAAGGACAGCCTCGCGCGAAAGTTTATCCAGAAATGGATGCTGCAAGTGTTCCTGAACGTGGCGCTCATCTGCGCGGTGTTCATCACTGCGGCATTTTTTGGCCGCACGCAGCCGGAATGGCTGCCAGGCATGTTGCAGGATGATGCCGCCTACAAATCAGCGCTATGGATCATCGCGGTGATCGTCGCCTTGCCCTTGTTCATCGCAGCGTTCCGCAAGCTGCAAGCACTGGGACTGCTCATCGCCGATTTGAAAGTGAAGGAAGCCAAAGCAGGTGCGCGCACGGAAGCCATCCGCAGCATCGTCGCTCAAGGCATCCCCTTCGGCGGACTCATCGGCCTGTTCCTGCTGGGACTGACCTTGAGCGCGCCGCTATTGCCGCCGTTCCGTATCTTCCTGGCACTGCTGGTGGTGGCCGGGTTGCTGGGCTTCTTGCTCTGGCGTTCCGCCATCCGCATCTACTCCAAGGCACAGTATGCCCTGCACGAAACACTGAACCAGACACCGGTGGAACGTCACCCGCCTGAACCGGCACCCAAGCCGAACCTCCTCCGCGATGCCGATCTACAGGCGATCACCCTGACCGAAGGCACCATTGCAGTCGGCAAGCTCATCCGCGAAACCGGTCTCCGCAAGGAAACCGGCGCAAGCATCGTAGGTATCGATCGTAACGGCACGCCGATCATCAATCCGGAAGCGGATGAAGAACTGCGTGCAGGCGATCAGGTGCTTGTCTTGGGCACCACCTCACAACTGGAATCAGCCCAAAAGTTTTTGGCACGCAAGAATCCGTCACTAAACGAGCAATGA
- a CDS encoding PIG-L deacetylase family protein: protein MKEQPLKLLILGAHPDDAEFRAGGIAAIYRALGHTVKMVSVTDGGSGHHAMKRPELIARRKNEAAKAAAIIGAQHEVWEFPDGFLQPTLEVRERIIREIRTFAPDLVLTHRPDDYHPDHRAVGHAVRDASYLVTVPLVVPEVPILRRDPVVAYLYDHFTKPYPFQVDAVVDVTPHIDKILAMLGAHASQFFEWLPFNRREMDAVPDDPAVRAKIVSDFYHERAHHLAQKYQEQVVAKYGAEAAKKIEWVEVFEISEYASALSPAMRERLFP from the coding sequence ATGAAAGAGCAACCGCTGAAATTGTTGATACTGGGGGCGCATCCGGATGATGCGGAGTTTCGCGCGGGTGGCATCGCGGCCATCTACCGGGCGCTGGGGCATACGGTGAAGATGGTCTCGGTGACGGATGGCGGCTCGGGGCATCATGCGATGAAGCGGCCGGAGTTGATCGCGCGGCGTAAGAATGAAGCGGCCAAGGCGGCGGCGATCATCGGGGCGCAGCATGAGGTGTGGGAGTTTCCGGATGGTTTTCTGCAGCCGACGTTGGAGGTGCGTGAGCGGATCATTCGCGAGATTCGCACGTTCGCGCCGGATCTAGTGCTGACGCATCGGCCGGATGATTATCACCCGGATCATCGGGCGGTGGGGCATGCGGTGCGGGATGCTTCTTATCTGGTGACTGTTCCGCTCGTAGTGCCTGAGGTGCCGATCCTTCGACGCGATCCCGTGGTGGCGTATCTTTACGATCATTTCACCAAGCCGTATCCGTTTCAGGTGGATGCGGTGGTGGATGTGACTCCACACATCGACAAGATCCTCGCGATGCTCGGCGCGCATGCCTCGCAGTTCTTCGAGTGGCTGCCGTTCAACCGTCGCGAGATGGATGCGGTGCCGGATGATCCCGCGGTGCGGGCGAAGATCGTGAGTGATTTTTATCACGAGCGCGCGCATCACCTCGCGCAGAAGTATCAGGAGCAGGTGGTGGCGAAGTATGGCGCAGAGGCTGCGAAGAAGATCGAGTGGGTGGAGGTGTTTGAGATCAGCGAATATGCGTCGGCGCTGAGCCCGGCGATGCGGGAGAGGTTGTTTCCGTGA
- a CDS encoding rhomboid family intramembrane serine protease gives MRLIGSIEGEREAALFSDYLFVRGIENQVEREGNKFEVWVLADEQMVEAANLLQNFKANPAAPEYAKAPEAARKKQAQREEEEAAAADRTFSSREVLTRERSTPVVITALLIAISICVALLSSFGDNRAAIQGWYIAQFMSGPEEYYLPKGMPEVMQGEVWRVFTPMFIHYGVVHLFFNMYWLFYLGGMIERAKGHVYFGILVLVSAALSNMAQYYIAIPGFSQGLPSFGGMSGVNYALFGFCWMKSKYDFASGIALHPSTVATMLIWFAICFTGILPIANMAHTIGLVVGVIWGVASARHSLRR, from the coding sequence ATGCGATTGATCGGATCCATCGAGGGCGAGCGTGAGGCTGCTCTTTTCAGTGATTACCTGTTCGTGCGTGGTATCGAAAACCAGGTCGAACGGGAGGGGAACAAGTTTGAAGTCTGGGTGCTGGCGGATGAACAGATGGTGGAAGCCGCGAACCTGCTCCAGAATTTCAAAGCGAACCCGGCTGCTCCCGAATACGCCAAGGCGCCGGAAGCGGCGCGCAAAAAACAGGCGCAGCGGGAAGAGGAGGAGGCTGCTGCCGCTGACCGCACATTTTCCAGCCGCGAAGTGCTGACGCGTGAGCGCAGTACTCCGGTGGTGATCACGGCACTGTTGATCGCCATCTCCATCTGCGTGGCGCTTTTGTCCAGTTTCGGCGATAATCGTGCTGCCATCCAAGGCTGGTACATCGCCCAGTTCATGTCCGGGCCGGAGGAATACTATCTGCCGAAAGGCATGCCGGAGGTGATGCAGGGGGAGGTGTGGCGAGTTTTCACACCCATGTTCATCCACTACGGCGTGGTGCATCTGTTTTTCAACATGTACTGGCTTTTTTATCTGGGCGGCATGATCGAGCGGGCCAAAGGGCATGTCTATTTCGGCATCCTTGTGCTGGTGTCGGCGGCGTTATCCAATATGGCGCAGTATTACATCGCCATTCCCGGCTTCAGCCAGGGTTTGCCTTCTTTCGGTGGCATGTCCGGGGTGAATTATGCGCTCTTCGGTTTTTGCTGGATGAAGTCGAAGTATGATTTCGCCTCCGGCATAGCCTTGCATCCCAGCACGGTGGCGACGATGCTCATCTGGTTCGCCATCTGTTTCACCGGCATCCTCCCCATCGCCAACATGGCGCACACCATCGGCCTGGTGGTGGGTGTGATCTGGGGGGTGGCTTCAGCCCGGCACAGCTTGCGGAGGTGA